AACATGGCGATCACATTGGCAGCGCGCTGACCTTGGCGCGCAAGTGGTCGATTCCGTTGTACATGAGCTGGGGCACCGCCCGCGCGGTGGGCGCCGACGAAGCCGATGTCGACCTGCAGGTGCTGTGGGGCGACGAAACGGTGGCAATCGGCGACCTCAGCATTCTCCCCTACACCGTTCCGCACGACGCCCGCGAGCCGCTGCAATACGTGCTCTCGAACGGCGCGAGCCGGCTCGGCGTGCTGACGGATGTCGGCACGTCCACGCCGCATATCAGCTCAGTGCTGAGCGGCTGCGACGCGCTGGTGCTCGAATGCAATCACGATGTGCGGATGCTGGCGGGCAGCCGCTATCCGCAATCGCTGAAGGCACGCATCGGCGGCAATCATGGGCACTTGAACAACGACGCGGCGGCTGAGATTTTGGCCTCTCTCGATCGTTCGAGATTGCGCCACCTGGTCGCCGCGCATCTGAGCCAGCAGAACAATTTGCCAGAACTGGCGCAGGCCGCCATGGCCGGTGTGCTGGGCGCGGCGCCGACGGAAGTGGTGGTGGCTTCGCAGGATGAGGGGTTTGCGTGGCTGAGCGTGTGATAGGCGGATGACGCGCTTGTGCTTGTGCCCGCTTGCGCCGGGCGCTTGCCCGACGCGGCCCATAAAAAAGCCCATAACGATCACTCGTTATGGGCTTTTTCTTTCAGGGCGCCGCGTTTCGCACGCCGCGCCCTGAATCAGGCTTAGTTGCGGTTGCCGCCGAAGATGCCGAGCAGCGCCAGCAGGTTGACGAACACGTTGTACAGATCCAGGTAGATCGCGAGGGTAGCGGTGATGTAATTCGTTTCACCGCCGTTCACGACGCGCTGCACGTCGAACAGCATGTAGGCCGAGAAGATCACGATGGCCATGACCGACACCGTGAGCATGAGCGCCGGCAGATGCAGGAACACGTTCGCGACCGATGCGAGCAGCAGCACGATCACGCCCATGAACAGCCACTTGCCGAGGCCCGAGAAGTCACGCTTGCTGACCGTGGCGATGGTTGCCATCGACGCGAAGATCACACCAGTGCCACCGAAGGCGAGCATGATCAGCGACGGGCCGTTCGAAAAACCGAGCACGAAGCTCAGGATGCGCGACAGCATCAGGCCCATGAAGAACGTGAAGCCGAGCAGCACGAACACACCGGCCGCGCTGTCTTTGGTCTTCTGGATGGCGAACATGAAGCCGAAGGCGATCGCGAAGAACGCCAGCATGCTCATGGCCGGACTGGTGGCGGCGAACAGCGAGAATCCGGTGGTGAGCCCCACCCACGCGCCGAGCACTGTTGGAATCATGGACAGCGCGAGCAGCCAGTAGGTGTTCCGTAGCACGCGGTTACGCGTTTCGACCGTGCTGACCGCGCCATTGCGGCCAAAGCTATACGGATGATCGTTCATGGTCTCTCCTTACCTCAGAAGCGTGATGCGTATGGTTGTGAAGCGGGTAGTGGTGAGTCGGGCAGCGCCGGTGGGAATTTCTGTCACCGGCCGCGGCGCTCTCATCCCTAAGATTGGCGCGCGGGCAGGGAGTTTCAATGCCCTGAAAATACCGACATTGCCTACGCTACCAGTATTCGGGAATTCCTGCTTGGAGTCTTTCAGTTCTGTAAGGGTTCAATCGCAATCATACACGGGAACATGCTACAATAGCGGATTCATTTGAATCTGTAACCTCTTAATTTTTTGGAGTTTTTATGGCGATCGAACGCACCCTGTCGATTATCAAGCCGGACGCAGTGGCCAAGAACGTGATCGGCCAGATCTACAGCCGTTTCGAAAACGCTGGTCTGAAGATCGTGGCTTCGCGCATGGTTCACCTGTCGCGCGCCGACGCGGAGAAGTTCTACGCTGTGCACGCTGCACGTCCGTTCTTCAAGGACCTGGTCGATTTCATGATTTCGGGCCCGGTCGTCGTGCAAGCGCTGGAAGGCGAAAACGCGATCCTGAAGCACCGCGACCTGATGGGTGCAACGGATCCGAAGAAGGCGGAAAAGGGCACGATCCGCGCCGACTTCGCCGACAGCATCGACGCGAACGCAGTGCACGGTTCCGACGCCGCTGAAACGGCTGCCGTCGAAATCGCATTCTTCTTCCCGCAAGTGAACGTCTACTCGCGTTAAGCAGGACTTGCCTCGTGCGATTCGTGCAGCCGATCTGATTTATCGCACGAATCGCCCGGCAAAGTAGTAAGGTAAAAGCAGCAGGAATGGGCGCGAACGGCATTGCGTTCATGCAGCTTGTTGCATGAACGTACTCTCGCACTGAAATGGCAGGATTCGATATGACGAGCAGTCCCACCGTCAACCTTCTCGACCTCGACGCCCAAGGGCTTGTCGCCTACTGCGACAGCCTGGGCGAGAAGCCGTTTCGCGCCAAGCAATTGCAGCGCTGGATTCACCAATACAACGCGGCCGACTTCGACGGCATGACCGATCTGGCAAAGTCCTTGCGCGAAAAGCTCAAGGGGCGCGCCGCCATCTCGATGCCGGGCATCGTCAGCGACCATATTTCCACCGACGGCACACGCAAGTGGCTGATCGACGTCGGCAACAGCAACGCGGTTGAAACCGTCTACATTCCCGAAGAAACACGCGGCACGCTGTGTGTGTCGTCGCAGGCCGGGTGCGCGGTCAACTGCCGTTTCTGTTCGACCGGCAAACAGGGTTTCTCCCGCAATCTCACCACTGGCGAAATTATCGGCCAGTTGCGCATGGCTGAGTTCGCGCTGCGCGCGTCGCGCGGCGTGGACGGCGGCCGCGCCACGGGTGGT
The nucleotide sequence above comes from Paraburkholderia sp. FT54. Encoded proteins:
- a CDS encoding MBL fold metallo-hydrolase, with protein sequence MRFASLGSGSEGNALLVEAQSGATTTRVLLDCGFSAKEVERRLARLGASVDGLDAILITHEHGDHIGSALTLARKWSIPLYMSWGTARAVGADEADVDLQVLWGDETVAIGDLSILPYTVPHDAREPLQYVLSNGASRLGVLTDVGTSTPHISSVLSGCDALVLECNHDVRMLAGSRYPQSLKARIGGNHGHLNNDAAAEILASLDRSRLRHLVAAHLSQQNNLPELAQAAMAGVLGAAPTEVVVASQDEGFAWLSV
- a CDS encoding Bax inhibitor-1/YccA family protein; the protein is MNDHPYSFGRNGAVSTVETRNRVLRNTYWLLALSMIPTVLGAWVGLTTGFSLFAATSPAMSMLAFFAIAFGFMFAIQKTKDSAAGVFVLLGFTFFMGLMLSRILSFVLGFSNGPSLIMLAFGGTGVIFASMATIATVSKRDFSGLGKWLFMGVIVLLLASVANVFLHLPALMLTVSVMAIVIFSAYMLFDVQRVVNGGETNYITATLAIYLDLYNVFVNLLALLGIFGGNRN
- the ndk gene encoding nucleoside-diphosphate kinase gives rise to the protein MAIERTLSIIKPDAVAKNVIGQIYSRFENAGLKIVASRMVHLSRADAEKFYAVHAARPFFKDLVDFMISGPVVVQALEGENAILKHRDLMGATDPKKAEKGTIRADFADSIDANAVHGSDAAETAAVEIAFFFPQVNVYSR